A genomic segment from Gilvibacter sp. SZ-19 encodes:
- a CDS encoding aconitate hydratase encodes MAFDIDMIKNTYAQMAQKVDAAKALTGKSLTLAEKILYAHLWDGLPSKPFVRGKDYVDFAPDRIACQDATAQMALLQFMQAGKQKVAVPTTVHCDHLIQAKQGAAADLKRANETSSEVFDFLESVSNKYGIGFWKPGAGIIHQVVLENYAFPGGMMIGTDSHTVNAGGLGMVAVGVGGADAVDVMAGMPWELKFPKLIGVKLTGELNGWTASKDVILKVAGILTVKGGTGAIVEYFGPGAENLSCTGKGTICNMGAEIGATTSTFGYDDAMERFLRATDRSEIADEANKIREYLTGDPEVYANPEQYFDQVIEINLSELRPHLNGPFTPDLATPVGELGPKAKENDWPLNVMWGLIGSCTNSSYEDLTRAASIAQQAIDKKLKPKSDFGINPGSEQIRYTAERDGLLSVFENLGATIFTNACGPCIGQWDRSDLLGEEKNTIVHSFNRNFSKRADGNPNTHAFVGSPEMVAAIAISGRLDFDPMNDTLINEDGVEVKLDEPRGLELPPQGFDVEDAGYLEPVADGSGINVVVNPTSERLQLLTPFEPIKDSELQGVKLLIKAFGKCTTDHISMAGPWLRYRGHLDNIANNTLIGAVNAFNKKTNFVKNQLDGEYGGVPDTQRAYKAKGIRTIVVGDHNYGEGSSREHAAMQPRHLGVAAVLVKSFARIHETNLKKQGMLGLTFANEADYDLIQEDDTFNFVDIADFAPGKPLTIEVVHADGSKDTIMANHTYNDAQIEWYREGSALNLIKKQNA; translated from the coding sequence ATGGCATTCGACATTGACATGATAAAGAATACCTACGCGCAGATGGCGCAGAAGGTAGATGCTGCGAAAGCGCTAACTGGTAAATCACTAACCTTAGCGGAAAAGATCCTCTATGCCCACCTTTGGGATGGATTACCATCCAAACCATTTGTACGCGGTAAGGATTATGTAGATTTTGCTCCAGACCGCATTGCATGTCAAGACGCTACGGCGCAAATGGCTTTGCTGCAATTCATGCAAGCCGGAAAACAAAAAGTGGCTGTACCAACAACAGTACACTGTGATCACTTGATCCAGGCCAAACAAGGTGCTGCTGCCGACTTAAAACGCGCCAATGAGACCAGTAGCGAAGTATTTGACTTCTTAGAATCTGTATCTAACAAATACGGAATCGGTTTCTGGAAGCCAGGAGCAGGGATCATCCACCAAGTGGTGTTAGAGAACTATGCGTTCCCAGGAGGAATGATGATAGGTACTGATTCACATACAGTAAATGCCGGTGGACTTGGAATGGTTGCCGTTGGAGTTGGAGGAGCTGATGCAGTAGACGTTATGGCCGGAATGCCTTGGGAGCTTAAATTCCCGAAGTTGATCGGAGTTAAATTAACGGGTGAACTCAACGGATGGACAGCTTCTAAAGACGTGATCTTAAAAGTAGCAGGTATTCTTACCGTAAAGGGAGGAACCGGAGCCATTGTTGAATATTTCGGGCCTGGTGCAGAAAACCTTTCTTGTACAGGAAAAGGAACCATCTGTAATATGGGGGCGGAGATCGGTGCTACGACTTCTACCTTTGGATATGACGACGCTATGGAGCGCTTCTTACGCGCAACAGATCGCTCTGAGATCGCGGACGAAGCCAATAAGATCCGTGAATATCTAACAGGTGACCCTGAGGTATACGCGAATCCGGAACAATATTTCGATCAAGTGATAGAGATCAATCTTTCTGAATTGCGTCCACACTTGAACGGACCTTTTACTCCAGACTTGGCTACGCCAGTAGGAGAGCTTGGTCCTAAGGCAAAAGAAAACGATTGGCCACTTAACGTGATGTGGGGACTAATAGGTTCTTGTACCAACTCCTCTTACGAAGATTTGACCCGTGCAGCAAGTATCGCACAACAGGCCATCGACAAAAAATTAAAACCTAAAAGTGACTTTGGGATCAACCCTGGGTCGGAGCAGATTCGCTACACCGCAGAGCGCGATGGTTTATTGAGTGTATTCGAGAATTTGGGTGCTACCATCTTTACCAACGCCTGTGGCCCATGTATAGGACAATGGGATCGTTCAGACCTTCTGGGAGAAGAAAAGAACACCATTGTGCACTCCTTTAACCGTAACTTCTCTAAGCGAGCAGACGGTAATCCAAATACGCACGCCTTTGTAGGTTCTCCGGAAATGGTTGCTGCCATTGCGATCTCAGGACGCTTGGATTTTGACCCAATGAACGACACCCTTATCAACGAGGATGGGGTAGAGGTTAAGTTAGACGAGCCAAGAGGTTTGGAATTGCCACCACAAGGCTTTGACGTGGAAGATGCCGGTTATTTAGAGCCAGTAGCAGACGGAAGCGGTATAAATGTAGTGGTTAACCCTACTTCAGAGCGTTTGCAATTGCTAACTCCGTTTGAACCCATTAAAGACAGCGAGTTGCAAGGGGTTAAGTTGCTAATCAAGGCTTTTGGTAAATGTACTACAGATCATATTTCTATGGCAGGGCCTTGGTTGCGTTACCGCGGTCACCTGGACAATATTGCCAACAATACTTTGATCGGTGCAGTCAATGCTTTTAACAAAAAGACCAACTTTGTAAAGAATCAATTGGACGGCGAGTACGGCGGTGTACCTGATACACAACGGGCTTATAAGGCCAAGGGAATTCGGACCATTGTGGTGGGAGACCACAACTACGGGGAAGGTTCTTCTAGAGAGCACGCGGCTATGCAGCCTCGTCATTTAGGAGTTGCTGCTGTATTGGTGAAGTCTTTTGCTCGTATTCACGAGACCAACTTGAAAAAGCAAGGAATGCTCGGTTTGACTTTTGCCAATGAGGCCGATTACGATCTGATCCAAGAAGACGATACCTTCAACTTTGTGGATATAGCGGACTTTGCTCCAGGCAAACCATTAACGATAGAGGTGGTACACGCGGACGGATCTAAGGATACCATCATGGCCAACCATACCTATAATGATGCTCAGATCGAGTGGTATAGAGAAGGGTCGGCATTGAACCTTATCAAGAAGCAGAACGCTTAA